The Alnus glutinosa chromosome 1, dhAlnGlut1.1, whole genome shotgun sequence region TTAGTGCATAACAACAAAGAATGTTCAAGAACGTAAGCAACAATGATGGCTAAATATGACATATTCAGTTGAGAGATAGGATGAAACATACAAAAACAAAGCCAGTGGTAAGTTGAATTAGAGTATACAACAAACAAGGCAATACAATGGGgctaacttcttttcttttcttttaataaaaaggtCTACAGGGCTAAATATTGATTGAGAAAATCACACACTATAAGACAAGCTCAATGAACAAGTGCATAGAAAAGCAAGTCTTTGTGCCTTTATGCATGAGTGAGAACCATACAAAAAGTACAGCCAACTGCCACCCAATAGAGCAGTAGGCAGATGCATTGGGTGTATTTGCACGTTCAAACTTGCATACATGTGCATGCATTCATGTGAACTGCATGCATAAGTATACTGCAATCTGTCCTAACTGTTATACAAAAATTGGGAAGAAGCATGGCTTAGTGTTACCTGGGTATTAATACGTGCTACTTTTTGTACATTCAGAAGACCAACCATGTCCTGGTAACCAGTGAGGAGTTTTGCCAATTCCTTGTCCTCGTCTGAAACAAGCACCTTCTTGAAAATTATCTTTCACATCTAACTAAAAATTACTGTGTAAAACCATTTGCGAAAGCTGGCAGTAAACCTGGGATTGCTCTGACAGACAGCAAGGTATCCGCCATGTGCTGCCATCTTCTAGAGAAGGATGGTGAAAGGATAGAAGGTGGAAATGTCAAAAAAACAACTGCATTTGAAGATCGGATCATGCTTCTCAGAGATCTAATAAAGGAAAGCATATCCCATTCCTGCAATGGTGACACGTTAGCAGAAGAAATATACTAACACTGGTTGGTAGCATTAAAATGCCAAATCAAAATATGTTGAATAAAACAGACTCAAAAAAGGgcggggtaattaccttttttcccccatgaattaccaactcgaccaaaatagagcgttcaactaccaaagacaaccattttccccccttccgtcagtcagaggggttaaaacaaacggtcaacgggtcatgtgacCGTCATGTGCTGTTTTACacgggggcatgttggaagatggtagtagttcatgggggaaaagaggaagaaaatgagggtaaaacggcatgtgacagtcacgtgacccgttgaccgtttgttttaacccctctaactgacggaaggggggaaaaggttgtctttggtagttgaatgctctattttggtcgagttggtagtttgtgggggctttgcgcaaaagttgatagttcatggggaaaaaatgtaattaccccaaaaaggGCCATGATTGACAAATCAAAATGCATTTATCAGGTTCAGCTATGAAGTAAAGAAGATTTCTCTCGGTATAAGTAAATCGTGTCAATAGCAGAAATGTGAAGCAAATGAAATAGGACGCAGTTTTAAAACAGAGATTTACTGTAAATAGGAGCTTAAAACAAAATGTAACTAGACTGACCATGTTGGAATATTCGCATTGTGGGGAACAAAATGACTGGATGGCAATACGACCAGCAGGGGAAACGTTGCCATCATTTCTGTGAATGCCACGCAAAGAAGGTAAGAATCATATCTCagaattgaaaatttcaaaagacAACACAGATACAAGAAGCACTAGAAACACCATCAAGTGATGGATTATTTTTATGACAAGCCATGTTTTCTTGTACAAGAAACAGAATTTGAGACCACTAAGAAGAAATAGATAGGGAAGCATTAATGTATACTTTAAATAGCTCAAAGATAGATATATGCATCAAGTGACTAACAAAATGAAACAAGAGAAACATAAGCCAAATTTGGCAGAAAGCTCAAATGAGTTTTCATGTCAAAGGATCTATAAACATAGTTGACAGAGCAACTGTTCATATACGATCTCATGTATAATTTCAAGAATGTCGCACAGCATGCTGTAGACAAGGTTTATAACTCTTAAACAAGATCTGTCTCAGAATCTACAAAGGCATCTATGTCAATGAAGTCAAAGACCAAAATCATTTCAGTTTCTGCATCCTGCAGCCATTGCCACGTCCACGTTGTATGAAGTAGAAGAACAATCTTTCACATAGAAGTCCTGTTTTCCTATATGGATCTTTTATTGCTAATTTCAAATCCTAAACATATCTCCCCATCCCAACCACATCCCCCAACCCCCCAGGGGCCGACCTTGCCTATGAGGAAACAAAATTCCCAGTTAACATGACACACAGAAGCTATCTTGAAAGCcaaaatggttttaaaaattttaacaaaccaaATTTGACAACACCAAAGTAGATATGCGATAATCAAAGAATATGACAATACCTTGGAAATTGAGTCAAAAATGTTGCACAGCGGTTGCGGAGAGCAGCAAGATCTTGAGTTTCTTGAATGCTGACACAATCTATATGGTGACTATTTAGAAAGTGCCTTTCTAGGGGCTTCCGCAAGTCAAAGTCATTGCAGTACTCATGCTTACCATCTGCATTACTATAACATAATGAGTTCTTTGCATGATTGCACACTAACCAACTTGCAAATTTGTACCATGTCTTAAGTGACAACATGAACTATTcgtcatataaaaataaaatagaccaaaaataaatgtaaattgCATAATTAATGGACTGtttcactttcttcttcttcttttttatttttttctgagcaaTGGACTGTTTCACTTGTGTGGTCCTTTCAGCCACCCTCAAAGAATGCGTAATAACTCATTGAAAGAGACTATTGCACTGAAGATGAATGGGGTCACTAGGAAAAAGAATAGTTTTTTCATTGGTACATTACAATATTTATGATTTTGTGACTATATATGACAAACAAAGATTGT contains the following coding sequences:
- the LOC133864017 gene encoding elongator complex protein 4 isoform X3: MVMEDAEAPHHMLLLRNFMSQGLVHNQPLLYASPSKDPKGFLGTLPSPGSAKDDKSRVRDPEQEKGLRIAWQYKKYFGEHQQSFDSNKDGKHEYCNDFDLRKPLERHFLNSHHIDCVSIQETQDLAALRNRCATFLTQFPRNDGNVSPAGRIAIQSFCSPQCEYSNMEWDMLSFIRSLRSMIRSSNAVVFLTFPPSILSPSFSRRWQHMADTLLSVRAIPDEDKELAKLLTGYQDMVGLLNVQKVARINTQVPVILEATTFSVKLRKRRFLVLECLNQAPIDGSSGSSYGTSATCSGTSKSGTLDF